A stretch of [Clostridium] scindens DNA encodes these proteins:
- a CDS encoding tRNA1(Val) (adenine(37)-N6)-methyltransferase, with protein MMNSLKPGERLDDLMIKGYEIIQSPGRFCFGMDAILLSSFATVKKNETALDLGSGTGILPILLEAKNEGAHYTGLEIQEESADMARRSVSHNHLQDKVDIVTGDIKEASAIFGAASFHVITTNPPYMIGDHGLKNENEALYIARHEVLCTLDDILRESARLLKPKGRFYMVHRPFRLPEILSKMTAAGIEPKRMRLVHPFVDKEPNMVLLEGLRGGNPRMKVEPPLISYERDGTYTEEMLRIYGMD; from the coding sequence ATGATGAATAGTTTAAAGCCAGGAGAGCGCCTGGATGATCTGATGATTAAAGGATACGAGATTATACAGAGTCCGGGACGCTTCTGCTTTGGCATGGACGCCATACTTCTGTCTTCTTTTGCCACGGTAAAGAAGAACGAGACGGCGCTGGATCTGGGCAGCGGGACAGGAATACTTCCGATCCTGCTGGAGGCAAAGAATGAAGGGGCGCATTATACCGGCCTTGAGATTCAGGAAGAAAGCGCCGATATGGCCCGCAGAAGCGTTAGCCATAACCATCTGCAGGACAAGGTAGACATTGTCACAGGAGATATCAAAGAGGCATCCGCTATATTTGGGGCGGCCTCTTTTCATGTAATAACGACAAATCCCCCTTATATGATCGGCGACCATGGGCTGAAGAATGAAAATGAAGCCTTGTATATTGCCCGCCATGAAGTCTTGTGCACGCTGGATGATATTCTAAGGGAGAGCGCCAGGCTTCTGAAGCCGAAGGGTAGATTCTATATGGTTCACCGGCCATTCAGGCTGCCGGAGATACTTTCTAAGATGACAGCCGCTGGAATTGAGCCGAAGCGTATGCGGCTGGTGCATCCATTCGTGGATAAAGAACCCAATATGGTGCTGCTTGAAGGCCTTAGGGGAGGCAATCCCAGGATGAAAGTAGAGCCGCCGCTCATCTCGTATGAGCGGGATGGAACATATACGGAAGAAATGTTGAGAATATATGGGATGGACTAG
- a CDS encoding PSP1 domain-containing protein, translating into MTRVIGVRFRPAGKIYFFAPGKYNIHTGDKVIVETARGVEFGTVVTGQRDVEDDKITQPLKPVIRIATQDDIRKEEKNREKEKEAFGICLEKIRKHGLEMKLIDAEYTFDNNKVLFYFTADGRIDFRELVKDLASVFRTRIELRQIGVRDETKIRGGIGICGRPLCCNTYLSEFAPVSIKMAKEQNLSLNPSKISGVCGRLMCCLTNEEETYEELNSRLPSNGDHVTTPEGLKGDVQSVNVLRQQVKVIVTLDNDEKEIREYKASELRFKPKRKKKDVKLSKEELAQLKALEEKNGASKLDDE; encoded by the coding sequence ATGACAAGAGTAATTGGAGTAAGGTTCCGTCCGGCCGGGAAGATATACTTCTTCGCGCCGGGGAAATATAATATTCATACAGGGGACAAGGTGATCGTCGAGACGGCCAGAGGCGTTGAGTTTGGCACGGTAGTCACCGGCCAGAGGGATGTAGAGGATGACAAGATCACCCAGCCGCTGAAGCCGGTCATCCGTATTGCTACCCAGGATGACATCCGCAAGGAAGAAAAGAACAGGGAAAAGGAAAAGGAAGCATTTGGCATCTGCCTTGAGAAGATCCGCAAGCATGGCCTTGAGATGAAGCTGATTGACGCAGAGTATACGTTTGACAACAATAAGGTGCTTTTCTACTTTACCGCAGACGGAAGGATTGACTTCAGGGAACTGGTCAAAGACTTGGCGAGCGTGTTCAGGACCAGGATCGAACTGAGACAGATCGGAGTAAGAGATGAGACGAAGATCCGGGGAGGCATCGGGATCTGCGGCCGTCCACTTTGCTGCAACACGTATCTGTCTGAATTCGCGCCGGTATCCATCAAGATGGCGAAAGAGCAGAATCTGTCCCTGAACCCTTCTAAGATATCAGGAGTATGCGGCAGGCTGATGTGCTGCCTGACCAATGAGGAGGAGACGTATGAAGAATTGAACAGCCGCCTTCCTTCTAATGGAGATCATGTAACCACGCCGGAAGGCCTGAAAGGCGACGTTCAGTCAGTCAATGTGCTGCGGCAGCAGGTGAAGGTCATCGTAACCCTGGATAATGATGAAAAAGAAATCCGTGAGTATAAAGCCAGCGAACTTAGATTCAAGCCAAAACGCAAGAAGAAGGATGTTAAACTATCCAAAGAAGAATTGGCGCAGCTAAAGGCGCTGGAAGAAAAGAATGGAGCGTCAAAACTGGATGATGAATAG
- the holB gene encoding DNA polymerase III subunit delta' — protein sequence MGTFKDVVGHKDIINYIRNAVREDKVSHAYILNGERGAGKKMLANLFAATLLCEKGGPDPCNECHSCRQAESGNHPDIIKVTHEKPNSISVDDIREQVNNTIMIKPYQGPYKVYIIPQADMMTPQAQNALLKTIEEPPEYAVIMLLTENADTLLPTINSRCVMLKLRNIKDTLIKKYLMETMQVPDYKADMCTAFAQGNMGRAIMLANSEHFNEIRDEAVQLLKYINEMELSEIVQAVSRITAYKLEINDYLDIIMIWYRDVLLYKATKDMDKVVFKDQLKYIKERAKRSSYEGIELIIESLEKAKARLKANVNFDLVMELLFLTIKEN from the coding sequence ATGGGAACGTTTAAAGATGTGGTTGGCCACAAAGACATTATTAATTATATCAGGAATGCGGTAAGAGAGGACAAGGTGTCCCACGCTTATATATTGAATGGAGAGCGGGGAGCCGGCAAGAAGATGCTGGCGAATCTGTTTGCCGCCACATTACTGTGCGAGAAAGGCGGGCCGGATCCGTGTAATGAATGCCATTCCTGCAGACAGGCAGAAAGCGGCAACCATCCGGATATTATAAAGGTTACACACGAGAAGCCAAATTCTATAAGTGTGGACGACATCCGGGAACAGGTGAATAATACGATTATGATAAAGCCCTACCAGGGACCATATAAGGTATACATTATTCCCCAGGCGGACATGATGACGCCCCAGGCGCAGAATGCCCTGCTGAAAACGATCGAGGAGCCGCCGGAATATGCGGTAATCATGCTTCTTACAGAGAATGCGGATACGCTGCTGCCGACGATCAATTCCAGGTGCGTAATGCTGAAACTGCGTAATATCAAGGATACCCTGATTAAGAAGTATCTGATGGAGACCATGCAGGTTCCGGATTATAAGGCGGATATGTGCACTGCATTTGCCCAGGGAAATATGGGACGTGCCATTATGCTGGCGAATTCCGAACATTTTAATGAGATCCGCGATGAGGCGGTGCAGCTGCTGAAGTACATCAATGAGATGGAGTTAAGCGAGATCGTGCAGGCGGTAAGCCGGATCACGGCATATAAGCTGGAAATCAATGACTATCTGGATATTATTATGATATGGTATCGGGATGTCTTATTATATAAAGCAACCAAGGATATGGATAAGGTCGTATTCAAAGACCAGTTAAAATATATCAAAGAGCGGGCTAAGAGAAGTTCCTATGAAGGAATCGAGCTCATTATAGAAAGCCTGGAAAAAGCCAAAGCCAGATTAAAAGCCAATGTTAACTTTGATCTGGTAATGGAACTGTTGTTCCTGACAATAAAGGAGAATTAA
- a CDS encoding guanylate kinase, which yields MGKIYYMMGKSSSGKDTLFKEVKKALPWLQTITLYTTRPIREGERDGVEYFFVSEDTLNAYEKQGKVIEQRAYDTVHGIWKYATVDDGQINLGTSDYLVIGTLQSYEQMQKFYGPDKLVPIYIEVEDGERLARALAREREQEVPKYAELCRRFLADTKDFAEENLKSLGIQKRFVNDNRTRCLEEIIGEIRHGNV from the coding sequence ATGGGTAAGATTTATTATATGATGGGAAAGAGTTCTTCCGGGAAGGATACGCTGTTTAAGGAAGTCAAGAAGGCATTGCCCTGGCTTCAGACGATTACGCTGTATACTACCCGGCCGATCCGGGAAGGAGAGCGGGACGGCGTAGAATACTTTTTCGTTTCAGAGGATACATTAAATGCATATGAGAAGCAAGGGAAGGTGATAGAGCAGCGCGCCTATGATACGGTGCACGGCATCTGGAAGTATGCGACCGTTGATGATGGCCAGATCAACCTTGGTACATCGGACTATCTGGTAATCGGAACCCTTCAGTCTTATGAACAGATGCAGAAGTTTTACGGGCCTGATAAACTGGTGCCGATTTATATCGAGGTAGAAGACGGCGAGCGGCTTGCCAGGGCTCTGGCGCGGGAGCGGGAGCAGGAGGTGCCCAAATACGCGGAATTATGCAGAAGATTTCTTGCAGATACGAAGGATTTCGCAGAAGAGAATCTGAAAAGCCTTGGAATACAGAAAAGATTTGTGAATGATAATAGAACACGATGCTTAGAAGAAATTATAGGGGAAATACGACATGGGAACGTTTAA
- a CDS encoding aminotransferase class I/II-fold pyridoxal phosphate-dependent enzyme — translation MSTIYDKLKDYSDSDYYGFHMPGHKRNLDMLKSTVPYKIDITEIEGFDDLHHAEGILKEAQIRAARIYHADETHFLINGSTVGILSAIAGVTKKGDTILVARNCHKSVYHAIYMNELNPVYLYPEFNHCAQLNTEVSVDDVREALDKYPSIRAVVIVSPTYDGVVSDVEAIAEAVHEKGIPLIVDEAHGAHFGFHPYFPQNANTRGADIVIHSLHKTLPALTQTALLHINGSLASRKGVRDYLRMLQSSSPSYVLMSSIDSCIDMLENRRKELFDPYVKMLEKMRGRLRQLKRLELVETESFDRSKIVISVRHADMSSKRLYRILLDEYHLQMEMVAGTYILAMTSIGDTEDGMERLARALEEIDAQADERMRSGNCLEETPALIGASLPRLEVVYNSSVMENMLDEAAISAALGSEVRRLPWKESVGHISTEYAYLYPPGSPLIVPGERVSQEAADMLQWYRNLRFAIEGLKEDQYIEVWMHG, via the coding sequence ATGAGCACAATATATGATAAGTTAAAAGACTATAGCGACTCGGACTATTATGGGTTTCATATGCCGGGCCATAAACGGAATCTGGACATGCTCAAGTCCACGGTTCCCTATAAGATTGATATTACGGAGATTGAGGGATTTGACGACCTTCATCATGCAGAGGGGATCCTGAAGGAGGCTCAGATTCGGGCGGCCAGGATCTACCATGCGGACGAGACGCATTTCCTCATCAATGGAAGTACCGTAGGAATCTTAAGCGCCATTGCAGGCGTAACCAAAAAAGGAGATACCATACTTGTGGCAAGAAATTGCCACAAGTCTGTGTATCATGCCATATATATGAATGAATTGAATCCGGTGTATCTATATCCTGAATTCAATCATTGTGCGCAGCTCAATACAGAGGTTTCCGTAGACGATGTGAGGGAGGCTCTTGACAAGTATCCTTCCATTCGGGCAGTGGTCATCGTGTCGCCTACTTATGACGGCGTGGTATCGGATGTGGAAGCCATAGCAGAAGCGGTCCATGAAAAAGGCATACCACTGATTGTGGATGAAGCCCATGGAGCGCATTTTGGCTTTCATCCATATTTTCCTCAGAACGCTAATACGAGGGGAGCGGATATCGTGATCCACAGCCTTCACAAGACATTGCCGGCGCTGACGCAGACTGCGCTTCTGCATATCAATGGAAGCCTTGCAAGCCGCAAGGGAGTCCGGGATTATCTGCGGATGCTCCAGTCCAGCAGCCCGTCTTATGTATTGATGTCCAGCATAGACTCCTGCATCGATATGCTGGAAAACAGAAGGAAGGAACTGTTCGATCCTTATGTCAAGATGCTGGAGAAGATGCGGGGGAGGCTTAGACAGTTGAAACGCCTGGAACTGGTGGAGACAGAGAGTTTTGACAGGTCCAAGATCGTCATATCCGTCCGGCATGCTGACATGAGTAGCAAAAGGCTATACAGGATACTGCTGGATGAATACCATCTGCAGATGGAGATGGTAGCAGGGACGTATATACTGGCAATGACATCCATAGGAGACACGGAGGATGGCATGGAGCGTCTGGCAAGGGCGCTGGAAGAGATTGATGCCCAGGCGGACGAACGGATGCGTTCGGGGAATTGTCTGGAAGAGACGCCCGCGCTTATCGGGGCAAGCCTACCCAGGCTGGAAGTGGTATATAACAGTTCCGTGATGGAGAATATGCTGGATGAGGCTGCGATCAGCGCAGCGCTTGGAAGCGAGGTCCGGCGTTTGCCGTGGAAGGAAAGCGTTGGGCATATATCCACGGAGTATGCATATCTCTATCCTCCTGGAAGTCCTTTGATCGTACCGGGAGAAAGGGTATCACAAGAGGCGGCAGATATGTTACAATGGTATCGTAACCTTAGATTCGCTATTGAAGGATTGAAAGAAGACCAGTATATCGAGGTTTGGATGCATGGGTAA
- a CDS encoding glucose-6-phosphate isomerase, giving the protein MNNKVTFDYSKAKTFISEHEIESMKKIAEQAKAELLGREGAGNDFLGWIDLPVDYDKEEFARIQKAAVKIQGDSEVLLVIGIGGSYLGARAAIEFLRHNFYNMVSKEIRKTPEIYYVGNSISSTYLKHLIDVIGDRDFSVNIISKSGTTTEPAIAFRIFKGMLEKKYGKAEAAKRIYATTDKARGALKNLATEEGYETFVVPDDVGGRFSVLTAVGLLPIAVSGADIEKLMEGAASARERAIGDPYESNDAVMYAAIRNILHRKGKAIEILANYEPSLHYVSEWWKQLCGESEGKDQKGIYPASVDLTTDLHSMGQFIQDGSRIMFETVLNVEESAEEIRIQEEPVDLDGLNYLAGQTVDFVNKSAMNGTLLAHTDGNVPNLIVNVPRQDEFSLGQLFYFFEFAIGVSGYISGVNPFNQPGVESYKKNMFALLGKPGFEKEREELLKRL; this is encoded by the coding sequence ATGAACAATAAAGTAACATTTGACTATTCTAAAGCAAAGACATTTATTTCAGAGCATGAGATTGAATCTATGAAGAAGATCGCTGAACAGGCGAAGGCAGAACTTCTTGGCCGGGAAGGGGCGGGGAATGATTTCCTTGGCTGGATCGACCTTCCGGTGGATTATGATAAGGAAGAATTCGCGCGTATTCAGAAAGCAGCGGTAAAGATTCAGGGGGATTCAGAGGTGCTCCTTGTAATTGGCATTGGTGGCTCTTACCTTGGAGCAAGAGCGGCAATCGAGTTCTTGCGCCACAACTTCTATAATATGGTATCTAAGGAAATCCGTAAGACTCCGGAGATCTATTATGTAGGCAACAGCATCAGCAGTACATACCTTAAGCATCTGATAGATGTGATAGGAGACAGGGACTTTTCCGTAAATATTATCTCAAAGTCAGGAACAACCACGGAGCCAGCCATTGCTTTCCGTATCTTTAAAGGGATGCTGGAGAAGAAGTACGGCAAGGCGGAAGCGGCAAAGAGGATCTACGCTACTACCGACAAGGCAAGGGGAGCGCTTAAGAACCTGGCTACAGAAGAAGGATATGAGACCTTCGTAGTTCCGGATGACGTAGGCGGCCGCTTCTCTGTATTGACGGCGGTGGGACTTCTTCCGATCGCAGTCAGCGGCGCAGATATAGAGAAATTAATGGAAGGCGCGGCGTCTGCAAGAGAGAGGGCGATTGGCGATCCGTACGAGAGCAACGATGCCGTTATGTATGCGGCGATCCGCAATATTCTCCACAGAAAAGGAAAAGCCATCGAGATTCTTGCAAACTACGAGCCAAGCCTCCACTATGTATCCGAGTGGTGGAAGCAGCTCTGCGGGGAGAGCGAAGGCAAAGACCAGAAGGGAATCTATCCGGCGTCTGTTGACCTTACCACAGACCTTCATTCCATGGGGCAGTTCATCCAGGACGGAAGCCGTATCATGTTTGAGACAGTCCTGAACGTGGAGGAATCTGCCGAGGAGATCAGAATTCAGGAAGAGCCGGTCGACCTTGACGGTCTGAACTATCTGGCGGGGCAGACCGTTGATTTTGTCAACAAGAGCGCCATGAATGGCACGCTTCTTGCCCATACGGATGGAAATGTTCCGAACCTTATTGTAAATGTTCCAAGGCAGGATGAGTTCTCTTTGGGACAGCTGTTCTACTTCTTTGAATTTGCCATTGGCGTAAGCGGATATATATCCGGCGTGAATCCATTTAACCAGCCAGGCGTGGAGAGTTATAAGAAGAACATGTTCGCGCTGCTTGGAAAGCCGGGCTTTGAAAAGGAAAGAGAAGAATTATTAAAGAGATTATAA
- a CDS encoding 5'-methylthioadenosine/adenosylhomocysteine nucleosidase, with product MIGIIGAMEEEVAALKEDMDIQETVEQASMVFCKGKLCGKDVVVVRSGIGKVNAGICAQILVDRFRADMLINTGIAGSLDARIDIGDMVISTDALHHDMDATIFGDAIGQIPRMDTLAFPADEELVQKAAKANEKANPDIRTFTGRVASGDQFISSGKAKEKIVENFHPLCVEMEGAGIAQAAYLNKVSYVIIRAISDKADNSATMDYPTFERQAIAHSVRLMKELLTMI from the coding sequence ATGATAGGGATTATCGGAGCAATGGAAGAAGAAGTTGCAGCATTGAAGGAAGATATGGATATTCAGGAGACGGTAGAGCAGGCATCCATGGTTTTCTGCAAGGGAAAACTGTGCGGCAAGGACGTGGTGGTAGTCAGAAGTGGAATTGGCAAGGTCAATGCCGGTATCTGCGCCCAGATACTTGTGGACAGGTTCCGGGCAGACATGCTGATCAATACCGGAATCGCAGGCTCTCTGGATGCGAGAATAGATATTGGCGATATGGTTATCTCCACGGATGCCCTTCACCATGATATGGACGCTACCATATTCGGGGATGCCATCGGGCAGATACCTAGGATGGATACGCTGGCATTTCCGGCAGATGAAGAACTCGTGCAGAAGGCAGCCAAGGCTAATGAGAAGGCGAACCCGGACATCCGCACATTTACCGGAAGGGTGGCAAGCGGCGACCAATTCATCTCATCCGGGAAGGCAAAAGAAAAGATCGTGGAGAACTTCCATCCACTGTGCGTAGAGATGGAAGGAGCCGGGATTGCACAGGCAGCATACCTGAACAAAGTTTCGTATGTCATAATCCGTGCCATTTCGGACAAAGCTGACAACAGCGCGACCATGGACTACCCTACCTTTGAAAGACAGGCGATCGCCCACAGCGTAAGGCTTATGAAGGAATTGCTGACAATGATATAA
- a CDS encoding TIGR03905 family TSCPD domain-containing protein, with amino-acid sequence MEYRPHGVCSQLIRVELDGDIVKNVEFVGGCNGNTKGICSLIRGMNVHDVISRLEGITCGYKSTSCPDQLAYALKKAISQ; translated from the coding sequence ATGGAATACAGACCACATGGTGTCTGTTCTCAACTAATTCGTGTAGAGTTGGACGGAGATATCGTTAAAAACGTAGAATTTGTAGGAGGCTGCAACGGCAACACCAAAGGTATCTGCAGCCTGATCAGAGGAATGAACGTACACGATGTTATATCCCGGCTGGAGGGCATCACATGCGGCTATAAGTCTACATCCTGCCCGGATCAGCTGGCATATGCATTAAAGAAAGCAATCAGCCAATAG
- a CDS encoding DUF6147 family protein, with protein sequence MRKRLLSTFYIVILVLFISVKISVVAQASTKQTILDGSYLTHDDESIGYAQNITRGEDLLTGYSKCVRLSAGKIYAGGTTIAAHNVDQVKVAVIIERAKEGDTAWEFYDSWQKELADSDRVGSNRTLMVEGGYYYRVRSTHSANYDMSSSFTDGVYIESP encoded by the coding sequence ATGAGGAAAAGATTGCTATCGACATTCTATATTGTTATTTTAGTGCTGTTTATATCAGTCAAAATATCAGTTGTTGCTCAAGCATCAACTAAACAAACCATATTAGATGGTTCTTATTTGACCCATGACGATGAATCAATAGGATATGCACAAAATATTACTAGAGGAGAAGACCTTTTGACAGGATATTCTAAGTGTGTCCGATTAAGCGCCGGGAAGATATATGCGGGTGGAACCACCATTGCAGCACATAATGTTGACCAGGTGAAAGTTGCAGTTATAATTGAAAGAGCAAAAGAAGGTGATACAGCCTGGGAATTTTATGATAGTTGGCAAAAGGAATTGGCGGATAGCGATAGGGTTGGCTCTAATCGTACCTTAATGGTTGAAGGAGGGTATTACTATCGAGTCCGATCTACACACTCAGCTAATTATGATATGAGCAGTTCATTTACAGATGGTGTATATATAGAAAGTCCATAG
- a CDS encoding DUF4367 domain-containing protein → MKGKKDQFEHMITEDFEQLAKEEEEEILKDDSIQMPEGFKESLRAKLEEQIKEKEREELYSKLSEEDRLALEVGHKVLEEEKNKEVEIEVTRKKKRRKLYLTLAASLVLVMAISVTSIGGPGRVVTLVKQAIGDREVEKINSSDENLTIIEESEEKAYNRIGEEFGTEPVKIIHSVKNMKFSRMEFDKTIQTAELIYNFDKGNVVYIINASYSDSSWGIDVEDEIIDNYFLEVQGRQIEIKQYKIKKTGEDRFSARFDEMGLEYFLVATMTKEEFETIVKNLYFMK, encoded by the coding sequence ATGAAGGGAAAAAAGGACCAGTTTGAACACATGATAACCGAAGACTTTGAGCAGCTAGCGAAGGAAGAGGAAGAAGAAATCCTGAAGGATGACAGCATCCAGATGCCGGAAGGGTTCAAAGAATCACTCAGAGCAAAACTGGAAGAGCAGATCAAGGAGAAGGAAAGAGAAGAACTATACTCTAAGTTATCAGAAGAAGACAGGCTTGCATTAGAAGTAGGGCACAAGGTACTAGAGGAAGAAAAGAATAAAGAAGTTGAAATCGAAGTTACGCGTAAAAAGAAACGGCGCAAGCTGTATCTTACCTTGGCGGCATCACTTGTATTGGTTATGGCCATTAGCGTGACTAGTATAGGCGGACCTGGTAGGGTGGTTACCCTAGTGAAGCAGGCGATCGGGGATAGAGAAGTTGAAAAAATAAATTCTAGTGATGAGAATCTAACGATTATTGAGGAAAGCGAAGAAAAAGCCTACAATAGAATTGGTGAGGAATTTGGTACAGAACCAGTTAAAATAATTCACTCGGTTAAAAATATGAAGTTTTCTAGAATGGAATTTGATAAGACTATACAAACAGCAGAATTAATATATAATTTTGATAAAGGGAATGTTGTTTACATTATCAATGCATCTTATTCAGATAGTTCTTGGGGAATAGATGTAGAAGATGAGATTATTGATAATTATTTTTTGGAAGTGCAAGGAAGACAAATCGAAATAAAGCAATATAAGATTAAAAAAACTGGAGAAGATAGATTTTCCGCACGTTTTGATGAAATGGGCTTAGAATATTTCCTTGTGGCGACTATGACTAAGGAAGAGTTTGAGACTATAGTTAAAAACTTATATTTTATGAAATAA
- a CDS encoding undecaprenyldiphospho-muramoylpentapeptide beta-N-acetylglucosaminyltransferase — translation MKRIILTGGGTAGHVTPNIALLPRLKELQYDIHYIGSYNGIEKELIQQFGIPYHGISSGKLRRYFSVQNFTDPFRVVKGLGEARKLVKILKPDVIFSKGGFVSVPVVLAGKSHHVPTIIHESDMTPGLANKISLSSATKVCCNFPETLEHLPEGKAVLTGSPIRQELLSGDKYKAKEFLGFTTDKPVIMVVGGSLGSVAVNDAVRGILPELLKDFQVVHLCGKGKVDESLKGLEGYAQFEYVKEELKDLFALTDIVISRAGANAICELLALHKPNLLIPLSANASRGDQILNARSFERQGYSIVLEEEELNKEVLLQSILRLYENRDSYISAMKNSPQQNSIDTIIDLIEAVSKK, via the coding sequence ATGAAACGTATAATCTTAACAGGCGGCGGCACCGCTGGCCATGTTACGCCTAACATTGCCCTTTTGCCACGGCTCAAAGAATTACAATATGATATCCATTATATAGGTTCCTATAATGGTATCGAAAAAGAACTGATCCAGCAATTTGGGATTCCTTATCACGGGATATCCTCCGGAAAATTGCGGCGCTACTTCAGCGTACAGAATTTTACAGATCCTTTCCGTGTTGTCAAAGGACTTGGAGAAGCGCGAAAACTAGTCAAGATATTAAAGCCAGATGTCATCTTCTCCAAAGGCGGCTTTGTCTCTGTCCCGGTGGTATTGGCCGGAAAGAGCCATCACGTGCCAACGATTATCCATGAGTCAGACATGACCCCTGGCCTTGCTAATAAGATATCCTTATCTTCGGCAACCAAGGTCTGCTGCAATTTTCCCGAGACTTTAGAGCATCTTCCGGAAGGAAAGGCCGTGCTTACAGGCTCTCCTATCCGTCAGGAACTGTTGTCCGGTGACAAGTATAAGGCAAAGGAATTCCTGGGATTTACCACTGACAAGCCTGTTATCATGGTTGTCGGAGGAAGCCTTGGCTCTGTCGCCGTTAACGATGCAGTGCGAGGCATCCTTCCCGAACTTCTGAAAGACTTCCAAGTCGTACATCTATGCGGCAAGGGAAAGGTTGACGAATCGTTGAAAGGCTTGGAGGGATATGCTCAATTCGAATACGTCAAAGAAGAATTAAAAGACCTTTTTGCATTGACAGATATAGTAATATCCCGAGCTGGCGCCAATGCTATCTGCGAATTGCTGGCTCTCCATAAGCCAAATCTTCTGATTCCACTTTCCGCCAATGCAAGCCGTGGGGATCAGATACTCAATGCCCGTTCCTTCGAGCGTCAGGGATACAGCATTGTACTGGAGGAAGAGGAACTCAATAAAGAGGTCCTTCTACAATCCATCCTGCGTCTATATGAGAACCGGGATTCTTACATAAGCGCTATGAAGAACTCCCCACAGCAGAATTCTATTGATACTATTATAGATTTAATAGAAGCTGTATCCAAAAAATAA